From Aegilops tauschii subsp. strangulata cultivar AL8/78 chromosome 5, Aet v6.0, whole genome shotgun sequence:
TTTTAGGTGTATTTAACTCTTTATGTTATCACAAACATCTCTTTTCTCATTAACTATTTGCCACATACTAAGTAAATTTAGCTTCAGATGCATCATGTTACTACTCCCACTATGGCGAGCTTAAGGTGGATTATCAAGTTGATTATAGATGAAGTGAAAACTTGTATAAGCATATGTTGACTTGTGCTATTGAGCGATGTAATAAGGCGATAATTATCGCTGCAGCGAGAAAGTACAGCCGTCCACAATTTCTCTCATGGAGCATGTGGTTGGTGGCAAGAAGCCAAGGCCAGCCAGACAAGCACACATCCTGTCACTCTCAGGCCGCTTGACTTGCCCGTCGATAGATCCAGTCATCAATATTCCTACATGACTAGTGAACTGAAATTTCCGTGCCAGACACCCCGAAAAACCAGGGACGGGCAGTAGCTAGCTATAGCCATGGAGCAGCAGCACCGGCCGGACTCCGAGGCTCCGCTGCTGGCCGCCTCGAAGCCCGATGGCGCCGCGTCTTCGTCGCCGCCCCGCAACAGGTTCCCCTTCTTCTGTGCCGTGCTCGCCTCCATGACCTCCGTCCTCATGGGCTACAGTGAGTACACTTGCACAGTTGCAATTATACTTCGGACCGCGAGCATACGCTGAGAATAATGCGCATGTAGACGTGGCGGTGATGAGCGGGGCGCAGATCTTCATGGCGGAAGACCTCGGGGTGAGCGACACGCAGATCGAGCTGCTCTCCGGTGCCATCAACATCTACTCGCTCGTCGGCGCGCTGCTCGCCGGCTGGACCTCCGACCGCCTCGGTCGCCGCCTCACCATTGTGCTCACCAACGGCTTCTTCCTCGTTGGCCCGCTTATCATGACGCTCGCCGGCGGGTACACGGCGCTCATGGCGGGGCGCTTCATCTCTGGAATCGGCGTCGGCTACGCGCTCGTAATCGCGCCGATCTACGCTGCCGAGATCGCGCCGGCCTCCTCCCGCGGCCTTCTCAGCTCCCTTCCCGAGGTCAGCGCTGCAGAGTTTCCCCTTCGTCGTATGATGCTTCAGAGTTGTCTCATAATTGTGTTCCTTTCTTTTGTAAAGATTTTTATCAACACCGGGGTGATGCTGAGCTACGTCTCCAACTTCGCCTTCTCGGCGTTGCCAGCGCACCTGGCGTGGCGGCTGATGTTCGCGGCCGGGGTTGTGCCCACCGTGTTTCTGGCGGCTGGCGTgctcaccatgccggagtcgccgCGGTGGCTGGCGATGAAGGGCCGGCTGGACGAGGCGAAAGCCGTGCTCGACAGGACGTCGGACACGCTCGCGGAGGCCGAGCAGCGTCTGCGGGAGATCGAGGAGGTTGTCGACGCCGGCAGCAACGGCGCCGGCGGGAGCAACGGCGGTGGCGGCACGTGGAATGAGGTGGCAACCAAGGCCGGCGTCAGGCGCGTGCTGGCCACAGTTCTGGCGCTACAATTCTTCCAGCAGGCGTCGGGCATCGACTCCGTGGTGCTCTacggcccgcgcgtgctcgccatGGCCGGCGTCACATCCAACACCCTCCTCCTGGGCCTCAACGTCCTCTTCGGCGTGGCCAAGGCGGGCTCGATCCTGATAGCCATGGCGCTCGCCGACCGCGTCGGTCGGCGCCCTCTGCTCTTGGTGAGCACCGGCGGCATGACGGCGTCGCTGCTTGTGCTGGGCTCCGTGTTCGCTGCTTTCGCCGGCGCCA
This genomic window contains:
- the LOC109779758 gene encoding polyol transporter 5, whose protein sequence is MEQQHRPDSEAPLLAASKPDGAASSSPPRNRFPFFCAVLASMTSVLMGYNVAVMSGAQIFMAEDLGVSDTQIELLSGAINIYSLVGALLAGWTSDRLGRRLTIVLTNGFFLVGPLIMTLAGGYTALMAGRFISGIGVGYALVIAPIYAAEIAPASSRGLLSSLPEIFINTGVMLSYVSNFAFSALPAHLAWRLMFAAGVVPTVFLAAGVLTMPESPRWLAMKGRLDEAKAVLDRTSDTLAEAEQRLREIEEVVDAGSNGAGGSNGGGGTWNEVATKAGVRRVLATVLALQFFQQASGIDSVVLYGPRVLAMAGVTSNTLLLGLNVLFGVAKAGSILIAMALADRVGRRPLLLVSTGGMTASLLVLGSVFAAFAGAKDDAAVAAVAVAAVVAFVCTFSVGFGPMAWVYSSEILPLRLRGQGAGLGTAMNRVMSGIVTMTFISLYGAITMAGAFYLYAAVAAASFVFIYTCLPETRGRNLEDMEQLFRTK